A single genomic interval of Rhizophagus irregularis chromosome 15, complete sequence harbors:
- a CDS encoding uncharacterized protein (SECRETED:cutsite_VSG-SL; SECRETED:prob_0.7400); SECRETED:SignalP(1-22), producing the protein MKNFISILALILTFNNFVFVSGSLLEWRRDELLGIRTLPASNSTLAERAICPGGFIDCLNGGCCPRGSKCIADNKCSIRCTPGAPLCNGGCCLFGQVCGGKFCVAGTKPKAPKPPPPAEKKAPPPPPKEKKAPPPPPKEEKAPPPPPKEEKAPPPPPKEVKAPSPLPKEPQPKKQDLPSAPPPPPLPSFSPAPPPPSSPPSPPKSPSSTKAPIKTPNSSVAGSLASSGSTFGSAFGSTLVYSTVLVYLNLI; encoded by the coding sequence atgaagaattttatctCAATACTTGCACTCATTTTAACTTTCAACAATTTCGTTTTCGTATCAGGGTCATTGTTGGAATGGAGAAGAGATGAATTGCTTGGTATTCGAACATTACCTGCTAGTAATTCAACTTTGGCGGAGAGAGCTATCTGCCCAGGAGGGTTTATTGATTGTTTAAATGGTGGTTGTTGTCCTAGAGGCTCAAAGTGTATAGCTGACAACAAATGCAGCATTCGCTGCACTCCAGGTGCTCCACTTTGCAACGGCGGTTGCTGCCTGTTTGGTCAAGTTTGTGGTGGAAAATTTTGTGTAGCAGGAACAAAACCCAAAGCACCAAAACCACCTCCACCAGCAGAAAAGAAAGCTCCCCCACCTCCaccaaaagaaaagaaagctCCCCCACCGCCACCAAAAGAAGAGAAAGCTCCCCCACCGCCACCAAAAGAAGAGAAAGCTCCCCCACCGCCACCAAAAGAAGTGAAAGCTCCCTCACCATTACCAAAAGAACCGCAACCAAAAAAACAAGACTTACCAAGTGCACCACCGCCACCACCTCTTCCATCGTTTTCACCAGCACCACCACCACCATCATCGCCACCATCACCCCCAAAATCACCTTCATCAACTAAAGCACCCATCAAAACACCCAATAGCAGCGTTGCAGGAAGCCTCGCCAGCAGTGGGTCGACATTTGGATCAGCATTTGGTTCAACATTAGTCTACTCAACTGTTTTAGTTTAccttaatttaatataa